A stretch of Myxococcus hansupus DNA encodes these proteins:
- a CDS encoding DUF6311 domain-containing protein encodes MSPALPERLRRLPTVASTFVIAHLGPLGAAGVGLLAFLAVYGPAALDPTRLGWLLRDDFSQHLLGWLFFRNEPLRFPLGAMEGFIHPLGTTLGYMDAIPWVALLLLPFSAVLPVDFQYIGPWMCACLMLQGATGAWVARRLDASVPQQWMVGGLLVLSPTLLARMSMAHEALCAHWTLILLVGLHLIPQRSARDAKQALGLALAMCVFAAGVHPVITAMVVALSVSLCVRTALERQLPWRWPVLAAGVNVGTVLVLFYVFGYLGTVRTLGAGAFGGFSADLAAFINPLGYRDLLWSRFLSALPRQGAQYEGFAYLGLGVLFALWTALVLVARDAPQVARLWRRFVPVGLVSLGLFFFALSSHITLRGELVANVSALYAPVMRWVEPFRSSGRFVWPLYYLLALGSALVLIRLPRPSVAPSLLALTVVLQGFDVNLGRGRQGQEGPAWTTAPSEALREAAEGRKHLVLYPPQIHDGSGRGCRAGPREFPLWAYRAYRLGLTFNSGYVARLDDSRAQSYCLGLDDDVRAGRLDPDTVYLSIPQRIHEFRAIRGTRCVQEDRLYLCVLEKDAASPGRQATP; translated from the coding sequence GTGAGCCCCGCCCTGCCCGAACGGCTGCGGCGCCTTCCGACGGTGGCCTCCACGTTCGTCATTGCTCACCTGGGACCGCTGGGGGCCGCTGGCGTGGGCCTGCTGGCCTTCCTGGCGGTGTACGGCCCGGCGGCGTTGGATCCGACGCGGCTGGGGTGGCTGCTGCGTGACGACTTCAGCCAGCACCTGCTGGGCTGGTTGTTCTTCCGCAACGAGCCCCTGCGCTTCCCGCTGGGGGCCATGGAAGGGTTCATCCATCCGCTCGGGACGACGCTCGGCTACATGGACGCCATCCCCTGGGTGGCGCTGCTGCTGCTGCCGTTCTCCGCCGTGTTGCCCGTCGACTTCCAGTACATCGGCCCGTGGATGTGCGCGTGTCTGATGTTGCAGGGCGCGACGGGCGCCTGGGTGGCGCGGCGTCTGGACGCTTCGGTGCCGCAGCAATGGATGGTGGGCGGGCTGCTCGTGTTGTCGCCCACGCTGCTGGCGCGCATGAGCATGGCGCACGAAGCGCTGTGCGCGCATTGGACGCTGATTCTGCTGGTGGGGCTGCACCTGATTCCCCAGCGGTCCGCGCGCGACGCGAAGCAGGCCCTGGGGCTCGCGCTGGCGATGTGCGTGTTCGCCGCGGGCGTGCACCCGGTCATCACCGCCATGGTGGTGGCGCTCTCGGTGTCGCTGTGCGTGCGCACGGCCCTGGAGCGCCAGTTGCCCTGGCGTTGGCCGGTGCTGGCCGCGGGGGTGAATGTCGGCACCGTGCTCGTGCTCTTCTACGTCTTTGGCTATCTGGGCACGGTCCGCACGTTGGGCGCGGGCGCGTTCGGCGGGTTCTCCGCGGACCTGGCGGCGTTCATCAATCCCTTGGGCTACCGCGACCTGCTCTGGTCGCGCTTCCTGAGCGCGTTGCCCCGGCAGGGGGCCCAGTACGAGGGCTTCGCCTATCTGGGGCTCGGCGTGCTCTTCGCGCTCTGGACGGCGCTCGTGCTGGTCGCGCGGGACGCGCCCCAAGTGGCCCGGCTGTGGCGCAGGTTCGTTCCGGTGGGCCTGGTGTCGCTGGGGTTGTTCTTCTTCGCGCTGTCCTCGCACATCACCCTGCGCGGCGAACTGGTCGCGAACGTGTCCGCGCTGTACGCGCCGGTGATGCGGTGGGTGGAGCCCTTCCGCTCCTCGGGCCGCTTCGTGTGGCCGCTGTACTACCTGCTCGCGCTGGGCTCCGCGCTCGTGCTCATCCGGTTGCCACGCCCGTCCGTGGCACCGTCACTGCTGGCCCTGACGGTGGTGCTGCAAGGCTTCGATGTGAACCTGGGCCGTGGCCGGCAGGGGCAGGAAGGCCCGGCCTGGACCACGGCGCCGTCCGAGGCGCTCCGCGAGGCCGCCGAGGGACGCAAGCACCTGGTGCTCTATCCGCCGCAAATCCATGACGGCTCGGGACGGGGGTGCCGCGCGGGCCCCAGGGAGTTCCCGCTCTGGGCGTATCGCGCCTACCGGCTGGGGCTCACGTTCAACAGCGGTTACGTGGCGCGGCTGGATGACTCGCGCGCGCAGTCCTATTGCCTGGGATTGGATGACGATGTCCGGGCAGGCAGGCTCGACCCGGACACTGTCTACCTCTCCATTCCCCAACGGATTCATGAGTTCCGCGCCATTCGCGGTACGCGCTGCGTGCAGGAGGACCGGCTGTACCTCTGTGTCCTGGAGAAGGACGCTGCCTCGCCAGGGCGGCAGGCCACGCCCTGA